DNA from Chroicocephalus ridibundus chromosome 23, bChrRid1.1, whole genome shotgun sequence:
GGGGAGAGGAAACAGAAGTAGCTGGGGGTAGGGTGTGAGGGCTTTGCTCAACTAGTATTTCCTTGCCAAAGggtcttttttaattattgtggGTTCTGCTTTGCTAGTGAGAACACCTTAAATATAGGTGGCAGAGAGCATTGCTTCTTTAGCAAGCTTAAATGCTAGAGAGGTTTTTGTAGGCTCCAAATTAAAgactgatgggtttttttgggtggatAAGTCATCTTTGCACAGTTACatcaattaaaatgaaatcacagGAAGTGCCTGTGAAAATCACTAACTGTATGAATCAGGATCCTGATCTTCAGATTTGCACTAACAAAAATCCAATGCCTTGTCGTACATGATACTGAGTAACTGGATAGGAGTGTACGCTTGTGTTATGTTGGAatggaagggatttttttgtttgtttgatttgggTGTTGGGTTTATTCTCCTGCATAGCTGCAATTGCACAAAGCTGGAAGTTGGCAGGGTTGTTGTTTTTCAGTCTAGTTTTGGATTACAGTTGCAGCATCCTTTCCCTCTCAAAGAGTTTATCCTGTACTCCCTGCAAGCAATGCCGAGGACTAGctttaaaagaactttaaaaacactttatgCCACGCTTATATGTTAAATCTGCAAGTCTGTTCCAAAACCCCTATGGGTTCAAATCACAGATAGGTCTTGTTATGATGGATGCTTCACAGTCTCTGTCTCAGAGTTTACAAGttagataataaaaagaaaatagtagaaGTGCCAGTAAAATAAgagctgggttttttggtttgttttaaatataggtCAGCCTGTGTATACTTTCAGACAGGTTTTATTCCTGTTTGTTGTAGCTCGCTTCAAAAACCCTTTAGCCAGCCTTTTAATATGTATCTGGGATTGTTATTTCTTTACCTgttttctgagttgttttttttccttatcactGTACAGCCAATTGTATCTTTTAGAATAACGCAACCACCTGCAACTGTATAGTATACTAAATCTTGACAGAAATGGATTTCTGTCAGAATGACAATATCTAAATGCACTCAGTACAGCAGAAATGGGACAGCCCTGATTGCAAATTTTCTGTCATTCCTACCTTATCCGTTGTGCCATTTTTTGTGCTTCTACTGTTGGAGAGTATCAAGGAAGACTCTACTAGCCCATGCAGCTCACGGAACTCAGATGAATGAAATAACTTAAAgcaaaacttgtttttgtgtATCTCCCACTTAAGCATACCTTTTGTAGTGCTGATATAAGCCCATGTAATAATTCAGGGGGTGGTCACACATTAAGGGATGCTAAAGGCTTGAATTCTTTGAGGGCAGGGGACACAAACTTTGGACATAGTATCTCCTACTTACATTCTTCGTTTCTGCCATAACCAGAGATCTCGCATTCAGTCCAGTCAGGCAGTTGCAGTCCTGGTGTGGGGAGACAGGCAGCACGGACAGTGTCGGTTTCAATAGCACAATCTTCTGCATCCGAGCTCAACTGCAACAGagctgaagaggggaaaaaaaaatccccacttcATTAACCACAAACTGGACCCAGCCATGGCCATTCCAGTCACAAGGCCAGAAAAATTCTTACCAATGTCATTGTTGAAATTTTCGGAGTCAAATCGCTGATGCACGGTGTAGTTCTTCACTTGAAACCTTTGTTCATTTTCCTCGGGAGTTGCTCGGGAAGTCCTGCCCAGCACAATCCTCAGCTGATTTGCTCTAAAGCTGAAGAACAAGAGAGTCTTACTTTCTTCTCAGGTTAACTGGAGTGGACCAGTCCCTGGAAGATGTGCTGTTGGAACTTCTGCTCTTCTAATTTTATTGTTCTTACTACTTCATTGCCCAGGCAGTTTCCCCTCAAGTGTCCTATTTGCCTTCGGTTTTGCGCTAATTGCTTACAGCCATCATGGCAAAGTTCCTCTGCCAGCCCCTTGCTGTCCTCAAGTTTCACATGGCTCTGCATCTCTATTGACAACTTTGAGCTTCAGCTATTTGATATTCTGCTGTGGTACTGTGCCGCTAGTTTGCCCATCTGTAATTCTCAGCACAATTAACTCTATAATCTTTAGTGTAGAGTGACTTAATGGGATAAAGAGCTTTTTGCAAGTCATTTACCCTTCCAGTAAGGCTATACTGGATGCTTCCACGTtccagacttttttcccccatatggTACTGAATCCTTAACTTACCCTTCCTCAAAACAGTGAGCAGCTGACAAAACCCAGCAGGAACTGATCAGGATTCCCCCGCAGAGGAAGTGCTCTCCCGGTGCTCGGCGATACTTTGCGAAGATGGCAGCTTGCCACGGGTGAGCGGCAATGTCTGCGTAGGAGCCACCTTTGATCCTGTACTgctgtgccctgcgctgccgTAAGCCACAGGTGGCTGTGGATGACAAACCCAGAAACGGGCTTTTTGTTCAGGCACTCTTCCTTTGAGTTTGGGTTAAGAGCCTGTTAGTTGCCAGTGCACGCTGAGGCAGCCTGGCATGAACTGTTCAGTATCTGACTCATTCCCGTCTCCTAGGAAACTCTTATTCCgatttgaaaaatacagtaaggAAACCCTGCCTTTTCTGTCCTCCATTTCTGCAGTCTTCCCTTCTGGCAGAGAAAAGGGCACTTCTGTGAGAGTGGAGCCACAGAATCTCTTTCTATCCCAAAAAgcttccctcccccgccccgccccagctCTTATTTCACTCTAAGAGGTTTGAGTTTAGTACAAATGACGTGCAGAACAGTAAAGCCCCAAAGAAGGAGAAGAATCAGGAGTGCCAGGATCCTTACAGCAAGTAGGCACGTTGCAGTACTCCCATGTGAGCTGATTTCCTTTCAGTACATGGCACCAGGGCTTGCTGTCATTGTCAGGATTCCTGCGGcacagaaaagagaagagctATTTGTTTTATCAGATCTGCAGGGAGTTTGGGGAGTCCTAAAGGCGGCAGACTGTGACCTGAGTGTATTCTTTTTGATTTTTCCAGAGATGCAGAGGGCCCTAGGGGCACGTGGAATTTGCATTTATGGAGTCTGATGTTAGAGAAGCACAGACAGGTCACGTGGAATAGAATTACTATTGCCAGTGAGTTTCGTTCCCAGCACTAATGTACTTCCTGTGCTTTAATAACCCACATAAAAGACTAGAGCCCTGACTCAAGAGTACCACCAGAaagtttggtgggattttttaaattctaaaaattACTACATACCTGCAGAAATTGTGACTACCAAGGCCCAGCTGGTAAGCATTTCTTCTCCAAGCAGTATATAACTTGTTGACAAGGATTCGGGAATTCCACCTCAAACAGGTAGCTCCAGAACTGGTAATGCTGTGGCTGCCTCGGTAATCTGTGCCTCTTCCAGATTTGCAGTTGACGTTCCCAACTTCAGTAAGAAAGCTGCATGTTAACTGATGGATATGAACCCGTCAGCTGTTCCTAACTGTGATTTGTGTCAAGGCATCTATATATTAGCTGTATTTATCTCAGTCTCTCAGTGtcataaatattaaaagcttAAACGTGATTTAATAGGAGAGTCTCAACTTTCAGGCTACAGAAACAGCACAACTCCAGAGAGAATTCTTATATACGCAATGAATAGTGGAAGCTCTAAAGTctgttccctgtccccctgcatgTACCTTTTGAACAGGAGGGCACACTGCAGTGTTCCCAGATGTACTTTCCCCCTTTATAGATATAGCACCAAGGTCTGGAATCCTCATCTGGGTTTCTGAAAGAGTTATGATATTACACATCATTATAAAGCTACTGTTATAAGTCCCATGTCTGCCATCTACTTTGTTAACTTAATCCTGCTCCGCAGCGAAGACATGGACTGAACCATCAGAAGTTGTTTGGATTcctattttaattataaaattgtGGAGTACATGGAAGTGAGGATGAGACAGCCAGCAGCTAGCAGGAGCGACAGCTTGTTTGTGCAGTTTAGTTCATGTGCAGGAAGCACTGTCTTTTTAGAGCTTTGAGCGGGATCTGGAGCTGCAGGAAACTAGCTTACAAAGGGCGTTTTAGGCACTAAGAAGGGACAAGGGAAGGACTATGGGGCAAGAGATGTATGCATTTTGTTGTCTGTCATAAGGATCCAGTCTAGATAGAGCTGAAGCTCGTATACGTCTACAGAAGTTGCAGTTGCTGCTCATGGGCTGTGCTGTACTTGCACCTGTGCAGAGTGTTCTCGCTTGGTATTAGACCATTGCAAACAGCCATTCCTTTGCTCCAAGCTCTTAGAATGGGCTGATTCCTGTGGCTCTGACCGGTGCCAGCAGCCCCTCACCTGCAATAGTTGTGGTTGCccagtcccagctcagcagcgtCCTCTCTTCGGCCGCTATACGTCCGGTCCATCAAGCCGTTGCTATTCCAATTTAAACACTCAGTTCCGCTCTCTGTCATGCTCCACGTACCC
Protein-coding regions in this window:
- the PLAT gene encoding tissue-type plasminogen activator isoform X2, giving the protein MWKTLGMEGKLPCLLLLVGAVMTAQCQGLHVRFKRGARSRAICTDSSSGEIYQHRGTWLRLSGSRIEYCRCDSGRSRCHTVPIRACTRNKCYNGGQCSQAYYSPQLFICQCHQGFSGKQCEIDTEVKCYQDAGVTYRGTWSMTESGTECLNWNSNGLMDRTYSGRREDAAELGLGNHNYCRNPDEDSRPWCYIYKGGKYIWEHCSVPSCSKVGNVNCKSGRGTDYRGSHSITSSGATCLRWNSRILVNKLYTAWRRNAYQLGLGSHNFCRNPDNDSKPWCHVLKGNQLTWEYCNVPTCSTCGLRQRRAQQYRIKGGSYADIAAHPWQAAIFAKYRRAPGEHFLCGGILISSCWVLSAAHCFEEGFRANQLRIVLGRTSRATPEENEQRFQVKNYTVHQRFDSENFNNDIALLQLSSDAEDCAIETDTVRAACLPTPGLQLPDWTECEISGYGRNEEFSPFYSEHLKEGHVRLFPASRCTTQHLDNRTVTDNMLCAGDTRHLDDACKGDSGGPLVCMKDDRMYLIGIISWGIGCGRKDIPGVYTNVNRYLDWIQDNMKP
- the PLAT gene encoding tissue-type plasminogen activator isoform X3 is translated as MWKTLGMEGKLPCLLLLVGAVMTAQCQGLHVRFKRGARSRACTRNKCYNGGQCSQAYYSPQLFICQCHQGFSGKQCEIDTEVKCYQDAGVTYRGTWSMTESGTECLNWNSNGLMDRTYSGRREDAAELGLGNHNYCRNPDEDSRPWCYIYKGGKYIWEHCSVPSCSKVGNVNCKSGRGTDYRGSHSITSSGATCLRWNSRILVNKLYTAWRRNAYQLGLGSHNFCRNPDNDSKPWCHVLKGNQLTWEYCNVPTCSTCGLRQRRAQQYRIKGGSYADIAAHPWQAAIFAKYRRAPGEHFLCGGILISSCWVLSAAHCFEEGFRANQLRIVLGRTSRATPEENEQRFQVKNYTVHQRFDSENFNNDIALLQLSSDAEDCAIETDTVRAACLPTPGLQLPDWTECEISGYGRNEEFSPFYSEHLKEGHVRLFPASRCTTQHLDNRTVTDNMLCAGDTRHLDDACKGDSGGPLVCMKDDRMYLIGIISWGIGCGRKDIPGVYTNVNRYLDWIQDNMKP